The genomic stretch CCCGCGTCGTGGCCGCGCTGCGCAAGATGCCGTTCGTTGTCCGCTGCTGCCCCAAGAATACTCTCAACCTCGTGCTTTCCGCGCTACGGGACGTCCACGGAGTGCCCCCGGGGGACGTTTCCAGGCTCATCGCCCTCCAGCCAGGCGTCATCTTGCAACGCCCCGACCGCTTGGCAGAGATCGTCCAGGCCGTCAAGAACTTTGGCATGGAACCCGGTGACCCCAATTTCGTCCACATGTTTGTCATCCTTTCCAAGATGAAGACCCCCACACTGGAGACCAAGATTGCAGTCTACCAGAGCCTCGGTTTCAACAAGGACATTGTTACATTAATGATGCGGCGGTACCCACCCGCCATGGCGATTTCGGGGGAGAAGATAAAGGAAAGCATCGGATACTTGGTCGGGAAGGCGGGGTTGAGCCTGGAAGATATCGCGAGGTATCCCAAGATACTAGTGCGGAGCCTCGAGAGCCATTCCAGGAGGTGTGCGGTGCTCGCCCTGCTGAGGAAGGAAGGGAAGCCACAGGGGAATCATCAGGTTCCTGTGGTGCTCGGGGCCACCATGGTACGCTTCTTGAAGGTGTATGTGCAACCGCACGAGATCGAGATCCCTGATGTTGTCAGGGCCTTCAACGGCGAGATCCCTTTCGAGGGCTTCGGTGTGTTGCAGCAGCCACAGCAACTGGGGAAGACGAGCCTGTGATGTCATCGGCCAACATTAGTCTTGGTAGGGTTTGCCTAGGAAGTTTTCTGAAGATTGTGTTGCTTGGCTAATGTTTGTTCTTGGTAGGATTTTCTTGGGAAGATTGTGTTGCTCATGCAACGAGACTGCCAAGAAGTATGGTTATGCAAGGTCAGATTTTGAGCTACTGCATTGATTGTTATAAATTACTGCCAATCAAGAATTTTATGAATCTATTTCTTGTTATGGTAGTGTAAA from Lolium rigidum isolate FL_2022 chromosome 4, APGP_CSIRO_Lrig_0.1, whole genome shotgun sequence encodes the following:
- the LOC124705379 gene encoding uncharacterized protein LOC124705379, producing MLSAARRRLFPLPVRYIAAAFSTATASAAADPTVLYLESTCALSPAAAARAADSIRLVSPDSTAQADAVLDLLRRYGFSDTDISATVRKFPIMLVSNPTKTIQPKLDFFASVGISAPLLPKLVSLSPVVLHRSIQDHLAPLFESLREILGSNARVVAALRKMPFVVRCCPKNTLNLVLSALRDVHGVPPGDVSRLIALQPGVILQRPDRLAEIVQAVKNFGMEPGDPNFVHMFVILSKMKTPTLETKIAVYQSLGFNKDIVTLMMRRYPPAMAISGEKIKESIGYLVGKAGLSLEDIARYPKILVRSLESHSRRCAVLALLRKEGKPQGNHQVPVVLGATMVRFLKVYVQPHEIEIPDVVRAFNGEIPFEGFGVLQQPQQLGKTSL